In Flavobacterium okayamense, a single window of DNA contains:
- a CDS encoding T9SS type A sorting domain-containing protein: MKTKLLILSLLIGGFSSAQFVSSAPWNSESKQQKTIDQMVDEFNQYWLSHDKNKKGSGYKPFMRWENHWRNLTNENGFLISADELWAAWQEKNQSKASKNLSSMSLPPSNWQPVGPFTHTNTGSWSSGQGRVNFVYQDPNNSNVVYIGSPAGGIWKSTDAGVNWTPLSDFLPQIGVSGIVVDHTDSNVIYIATGDKDASDTYSVGVLKSTDGGLTWNTTGLSFGGSSSFAGDLIMDPTNNQVLFCATSSGIYKTSNAGASWSVVQTGDFSQGSIRFKPSDSSIIYAVSANRFYKSTNSGSSFTIITTGLPFNSGRLLLDVTPANSNYIYILSATTGYAFQGIYRSTDSGTSFTARNTSTDVFESSQAWYDLALGVSDTNAEEIFTGCLNVWKSSNGGTSFTKINNWSSPSAPSYTHADIHYLGFYGGNLYAGTDGGVYVSQNGGTNFTDLTATAQISQFYKIAVSKQSAANMVGGLQDNGGHAYSSGQWKNYYGADGMDTEIDPTNPNLYYGFIQNGGSLYISSTAGNGITGSVSSPGGQSGNWVTPLATNSIGELFSGFAGLYKLTGGTWTQQNSGSIGSGNLELIYVDPTNDDIMYISNGSTLYKSTNHGVNFSSIFTASSTIRSIAVNSNNNNIVYLTTSGTGGQVLKSTNGGTTFTNITSGIPSIGKNVIVHQGQHPDNPLYVGTSLGVYYLDDTMGSWQAFDTNLPNVSVTDLAINLFDNKIIASTYGRGIWQTDIPVQLAPDDVKLLAINNPGSNVNCGNLTPEIVIENNGVNTINSVQIDYSVDGTPYNTTWNGTLISGATAVVTLPSLVLSRGIHTFNVTTTITNDAFSSNNNGTVSIYVNDQGTVGVVNTFENTVDELLRYDEGSTTALWVRGVRNGGALASGFGNNVFTTNLTGNYPDQTKSYLVSQCYNLTDVSSPEIHFDMKYDLELNWDIVYVEYTTDFGANWNVLGTMGANWYNSDRTVATAGNDCYNCPGAQWTGTNTTNTNYFYPLNSLIGEPNVIFRIVFHSDESVNQLGVNIDNFVITGTLSEQNFNTNEFFVYPNPSKGIFNISFSNEVPESIEIFEVTGKKVFSSDKLNIEGSIVKLDLTNLSSGIYFVKIQSNDKQLVKRIIKE; the protein is encoded by the coding sequence ATGAAAACTAAACTACTGATTTTAAGCCTTTTAATTGGAGGTTTTTCAAGTGCTCAATTTGTGTCTTCAGCACCGTGGAATTCTGAAAGCAAGCAGCAAAAAACTATAGATCAAATGGTTGATGAGTTTAACCAATATTGGTTATCTCATGATAAAAACAAGAAAGGTTCTGGTTATAAGCCTTTTATGAGGTGGGAAAATCACTGGAGAAATTTAACAAACGAAAATGGTTTTTTAATCTCTGCAGATGAGCTTTGGGCAGCATGGCAAGAAAAGAATCAGTCTAAAGCATCTAAAAATTTATCGTCAATGTCTTTACCGCCAAGTAATTGGCAGCCGGTGGGGCCATTTACACATACAAATACAGGTTCTTGGTCTTCTGGACAAGGAAGAGTAAATTTTGTTTATCAAGATCCAAACAATAGTAATGTAGTTTATATTGGTTCTCCAGCTGGAGGAATTTGGAAATCAACAGATGCAGGAGTAAATTGGACACCACTTTCTGACTTTTTACCTCAAATAGGTGTTTCTGGAATTGTTGTAGATCATACAGATTCAAATGTAATTTACATTGCTACTGGTGATAAAGACGCTTCAGACACATATTCTGTTGGGGTTTTAAAATCAACAGATGGCGGATTAACATGGAATACTACTGGATTAAGTTTTGGAGGAAGCTCAAGTTTTGCAGGGGATTTAATTATGGATCCAACTAACAATCAAGTATTGTTTTGTGCAACAAGTAGTGGTATTTACAAAACAAGTAATGCAGGAGCCTCATGGTCAGTTGTTCAAACTGGAGATTTTTCTCAAGGATCAATTCGTTTTAAACCAAGTGACTCATCAATTATTTATGCAGTAAGTGCAAATAGATTTTATAAATCTACTAATTCTGGGTCATCATTTACAATAATCACGACCGGATTACCTTTTAATTCTGGAAGATTATTATTAGATGTAACACCTGCAAACTCCAATTATATTTATATTTTAAGTGCTACTACTGGTTATGCATTTCAAGGAATTTATAGATCGACCGACAGCGGAACAAGTTTTACTGCAAGAAATACATCAACGGATGTTTTTGAGTCTTCTCAAGCTTGGTATGATTTAGCATTAGGAGTTTCAGATACAAATGCTGAAGAAATTTTTACGGGTTGTTTAAACGTATGGAAATCTTCTAATGGAGGAACATCTTTTACTAAAATTAATAACTGGAGTTCACCTTCAGCACCATCTTATACTCATGCAGATATTCATTATTTAGGGTTTTATGGAGGAAATTTATATGCTGGAACTGATGGGGGTGTCTATGTTTCTCAAAACGGAGGAACTAATTTTACTGATTTAACAGCTACTGCACAAATTAGTCAATTTTATAAAATCGCAGTATCAAAACAATCTGCTGCAAATATGGTTGGTGGTTTACAAGATAATGGTGGTCATGCCTACAGTAGTGGTCAATGGAAAAACTATTATGGTGCTGATGGAATGGATACGGAAATTGATCCCACAAATCCTAACTTGTATTATGGTTTTATTCAAAATGGTGGTTCTTTATATATAAGTAGTACAGCAGGAAATGGAATAACAGGAAGTGTTAGTTCGCCAGGTGGTCAAAGTGGAAATTGGGTAACTCCACTAGCAACTAATAGTATTGGAGAATTGTTCTCTGGTTTTGCGGGATTATATAAATTAACTGGAGGTACATGGACACAACAAAACTCAGGAAGTATTGGATCAGGAAACCTTGAATTAATTTATGTTGATCCTACAAACGATGATATTATGTATATTTCAAATGGTTCAACTTTGTATAAAAGTACAAACCATGGCGTAAACTTTTCATCAATTTTTACTGCTTCTTCTACAATTAGATCAATAGCTGTAAATTCTAATAATAATAATATAGTTTATTTAACTACTTCTGGAACTGGAGGGCAAGTGTTAAAGTCAACAAATGGAGGAACTACATTTACAAATATCACTTCAGGCATACCGAGTATTGGAAAAAATGTTATTGTTCATCAGGGACAACATCCTGATAACCCTTTATATGTAGGAACAAGTTTAGGAGTATACTATTTAGATGATACCATGGGCTCTTGGCAAGCTTTTGATACAAATTTACCTAATGTTTCTGTTACGGATTTAGCAATTAATTTATTTGATAATAAAATAATAGCATCAACTTATGGAAGAGGAATATGGCAAACGGATATACCTGTTCAGTTAGCACCAGATGATGTTAAACTACTTGCAATCAATAATCCTGGTTCAAATGTAAATTGCGGTAATTTAACTCCAGAAATTGTAATAGAAAATAATGGAGTCAATACAATTAATTCAGTTCAAATTGATTACAGTGTTGATGGCACACCATACAATACAACTTGGAATGGAACATTAATTTCTGGAGCTACTGCAGTTGTAACACTTCCTTCATTAGTTTTAAGTAGAGGTATACATACTTTTAATGTTACTACTACAATTACAAATGATGCATTTTCAAGTAATAATAATGGTACTGTTTCTATTTATGTAAATGATCAAGGTACTGTTGGAGTGGTTAATACATTTGAAAATACAGTTGATGAATTATTAAGATATGATGAAGGTTCAACAACTGCTCTGTGGGTTAGAGGCGTTAGAAATGGAGGTGCATTAGCAAGTGGTTTTGGAAACAATGTTTTTACAACTAATCTTACAGGGAATTATCCAGATCAAACAAAATCTTATTTAGTTTCTCAATGTTATAATTTAACAGATGTGTCAAGCCCTGAGATTCATTTTGACATGAAATATGATTTGGAGCTGAATTGGGATATTGTATATGTAGAATACACTACAGATTTTGGTGCTAATTGGAATGTTTTGGGAACTATGGGTGCTAATTGGTACAATAGTGATAGAACTGTAGCAACAGCAGGAAATGATTGTTATAATTGTCCTGGTGCACAATGGACTGGTACTAATACAACAAACACAAACTATTTTTATCCGTTAAATTCTTTGATTGGTGAACCTAATGTAATATTTAGAATAGTTTTTCATTCAGATGAATCAGTAAATCAATTAGGTGTTAATATTGATAATTTTGTTATAACAGGTACGCTTTCTGAACAGAATTTTAACACAAATGAATTTTTTGTTTATCCAAATCCTTCTAAAGGAATCTTTAATATTTCATTTTCAAACGAAGTGCCTGAAAGTATAGAGATTTTTGAAGTGACCGGTAAAAAAGTTTTTAGTAGCGATAAATTAAACATTGAAGGGTCAATTGTTAAATTGGATTTAACTAATCTTTCATCTGGAATTTACTTTGTTAAGATTCAATCTAACGATAAACAATTAGTAAAACGTATTATTAAAGAATAA
- a CDS encoding M4 family metallopeptidase → MKKIFFALSFLVFSLSVTSQNREEKSLTNQKFLRINEEISPEKALKVFSMEFKLNKEVSFSKVSSNVDKVGFIHEKYQQFYKGLKVEFGTAIVHSKDGKARLVNGELYAIENQNIQPNLNSEQGLAKAIQYINAESYLWENEVQSKIMDYVKPDGELLLLPNLNSGSLILAYKYDIYATQPISRNEVYIDANSGEILLVNAIIKHAHELFSNEDLKFKKEQVERAVLATGNADTRYSGSRQIETTFDGTNYILQDYSRGNGILTYNCEDTGTYQDVDFIDNDNNWTSAEHANVFKDDGALDAHWGAEITYDFWGNIFGRNSFDNNGAAIRSYVHHGNYNNASWNGSVMTYGDGTAGGFDILTSIDVCGHEIGHAVCTYTANLVYANESGAMNEAFSDIWGACIEHYGRTGSLTTPRPASVWLIGEDLGNALRSMSNPNSKGDPDTYGGTFWYTGTADNGGVHTNSGVLNHWFYILSEGESGTNNAPSPDTYNVTGIGLDKAAEIAYLAERDYLTPNSTYLDARNATIEVVYNLYCANSPEAESVTNAWYAVNVGESYVAVNYDVALQSIAQNQTIPCTTNSFATTISFKNQGLNSLSSVNISYNVDGGANTNEVWNGTLGLCQETTYPISVTGLSRGAHTLNITTTVTSDARPENNTKSIVFFINDSGIVNVVNPFSTISDELIAYNDEGTSTWFRGVRGFGAMSSAGNTVYLINDTGDYPDATKSYLVSQCYDLTTLSSPQLSFDMKFDLEEDWDIVYVEYSTDFGANWNVLGTMGANWYNSNRTLASSGGNDCYNCPGAQWTGTNTTNTNYFYSLSALNSETNIIFRIVFHSDEAVTQLGVNVDNFLISGTLSNESFNTNEILVYPNPSKGIYNISLGTNQLEKIEVYDINGRLILNQNSFENSFETKIDLSNASTGVYFIKISAEGKNFVKRIVKE, encoded by the coding sequence ATGAAAAAAATATTTTTTGCCCTAAGTTTTTTGGTTTTTTCTTTAAGTGTAACATCACAAAATAGAGAAGAAAAAAGCCTTACAAATCAAAAATTTTTGAGAATAAACGAAGAGATTTCGCCTGAAAAAGCATTAAAAGTTTTTTCAATGGAGTTTAAATTAAATAAAGAAGTTTCTTTCTCTAAAGTTTCTTCAAATGTTGATAAAGTAGGTTTTATTCATGAAAAATATCAACAGTTTTACAAAGGATTGAAAGTAGAATTTGGTACAGCTATTGTTCACTCAAAAGATGGAAAAGCAAGACTAGTTAATGGAGAGTTATATGCAATTGAAAATCAAAATATACAACCAAATTTAAATAGTGAGCAAGGCTTAGCTAAAGCCATACAATATATAAATGCTGAATCTTATCTTTGGGAAAATGAAGTTCAATCTAAGATAATGGATTATGTTAAACCTGACGGAGAACTGTTATTGTTGCCAAATTTAAATTCGGGCTCATTAATATTAGCTTATAAATATGATATTTATGCTACACAACCAATTTCTAGAAACGAAGTTTATATAGACGCTAATTCTGGTGAGATTTTATTAGTGAATGCAATAATTAAGCATGCTCATGAATTATTTTCAAATGAAGATTTAAAGTTTAAAAAAGAGCAGGTAGAAAGGGCAGTTTTAGCAACAGGTAATGCAGATACTCGTTACAGTGGGAGTAGACAAATTGAAACTACTTTCGACGGAACAAATTATATTTTACAAGATTATTCTAGAGGTAATGGAATTTTGACCTACAATTGTGAGGATACAGGAACATATCAAGATGTAGATTTTATTGATAATGATAACAATTGGACAAGTGCAGAACATGCTAATGTTTTTAAAGATGATGGAGCTCTTGATGCGCATTGGGGTGCAGAAATAACATATGATTTTTGGGGTAATATTTTCGGAAGAAATAGTTTCGATAATAATGGCGCTGCAATAAGAAGTTATGTTCACCATGGAAATTATAACAATGCAAGTTGGAATGGTTCAGTTATGACATATGGAGATGGAACTGCTGGAGGTTTTGATATTTTAACATCAATAGATGTGTGTGGGCATGAAATTGGGCACGCTGTGTGTACTTATACCGCTAATTTAGTTTATGCTAATGAATCAGGAGCAATGAATGAGGCTTTTTCAGATATTTGGGGAGCTTGTATTGAACATTATGGAAGAACAGGTAGTTTAACAACACCTAGGCCAGCTTCGGTTTGGTTAATTGGAGAAGATTTAGGTAATGCATTGCGCTCTATGAGCAATCCAAATTCTAAAGGGGATCCAGATACTTATGGAGGAACTTTTTGGTATACCGGAACTGCTGATAATGGTGGAGTTCATACAAATTCAGGTGTTTTAAATCATTGGTTTTATATTTTGTCTGAGGGAGAATCTGGAACTAACAATGCACCTTCTCCTGATACTTACAATGTCACTGGAATAGGTTTAGATAAAGCTGCTGAAATTGCATATCTTGCAGAAAGAGATTATTTAACGCCTAATTCTACTTATTTAGATGCCCGTAATGCTACAATTGAAGTTGTATACAATTTATATTGTGCAAATAGTCCAGAAGCAGAATCAGTAACTAATGCATGGTATGCTGTTAATGTTGGAGAATCTTATGTTGCTGTGAATTATGATGTAGCATTACAATCTATTGCACAAAATCAAACAATACCATGTACTACAAATTCCTTTGCCACAACTATAAGCTTTAAAAATCAAGGATTAAATTCATTATCAAGTGTAAATATTTCTTATAATGTTGATGGTGGTGCAAATACTAATGAAGTTTGGAATGGAACTTTAGGGCTTTGTCAAGAAACAACATATCCTATTTCAGTGACAGGTCTTTCTAGAGGTGCGCACACTTTAAACATTACAACTACAGTTACAAGTGATGCAAGACCTGAAAATAATACTAAATCGATTGTATTTTTCATAAATGATTCAGGTATTGTAAATGTTGTAAACCCTTTTAGTACTATATCTGATGAATTGATAGCTTATAATGATGAAGGTACTTCAACTTGGTTTAGAGGTGTTAGAGGTTTTGGAGCAATGTCTTCTGCTGGTAATACAGTTTATTTAATTAACGATACAGGTGATTATCCTGATGCAACTAAATCTTATTTAGTGTCACAATGTTATGACTTAACAACTTTAAGTAGCCCTCAATTAAGTTTTGATATGAAATTTGATTTAGAAGAAGACTGGGACATTGTTTATGTTGAATATTCTACAGATTTTGGAGCTAATTGGAATGTTTTAGGCACAATGGGAGCAAATTGGTACAATAGTAATAGAACGCTTGCATCATCAGGAGGAAATGATTGTTACAATTGTCCAGGTGCACAATGGACAGGGACAAACACAACTAATACAAACTATTTCTATTCCTTGAGTGCATTAAATTCTGAAACCAATATTATTTTTAGAATAGTTTTCCATTCAGATGAAGCAGTTACTCAGTTAGGAGTTAATGTAGATAATTTCTTAATTAGTGGAACTTTAAGCAATGAAAGTTTTAATACTAATGAAATCTTAGTATATCCTAATCCTTCTAAAGGAATCTATAACATATCACTAGGAACAAATCAATTAGAAAAAATTGAAGTTTATGATATTAATGGCAGATTAATTTTAAATCAAAATTCTTTCGAAAATTCTTTCGAGACAAAAATTGATTTATCAAATGCTTCAACTGGAGTTTATTTCATTAAAATTTCTGCAGAAGGAAAGAACTTCGTTAAAAGGATTGTTAAAGAATAA
- a CDS encoding M13 family metallopeptidase, which translates to MKKNMIKGSLGFLFLLSLLNSCKTNQEVAKVEPKKASPGINTNYMDTSVSPADNFFRYVNGKWLDKTEIPADRTRWGSFDELRKNTDDDVMAILKEALADKTIDPNSDQGKALSLYKSVLDTVTRNKMGISPLKPYLAKIDKIQNTQDLIALTTELEAEASIGFFGSYIYTDAKNSNRNVVYIGNGSLGLPDRDYYVSDAEDTKEKRAKYVAHVTRMLQFLGDSEAQAKTSAEQILALETKMAESMLDRVERRDRRKTYNPMTVAELGKVLPTVNWDNYLTGVGIGKIDSVVVSQPRYLEKIETIFKEGDLASWKAYLRWTLLNDASGVLSTEIADANWDFYGKTLTGAVKQRPAEERALATVNGRLGEALGKLYVAKKFPPEAKAKAQAMIANVMKAFENRIDNLPWMTPSTKENAKLKLNKLTVKIGYPDKWKDYSKLKVTSPENGGTYFENSRQYALWSHQKNLDKLGKPVDKTEWGMSPQTVNAYFNPSNNEIVFPAAILQPPFYDYKADEAVNYGGIGAVIGHEISHGFDDSGSRYDSNGNLVNWWSDEDLKQFTELGGALAAQYSNLQPLPGIYVDGKFTLGENIGDLGGVNAAYDGLQIYLKENGNPGLIDGYTPEQRFFISWATIWRTKMRDEAIKNQVKTDPHSPGMYRAAEPLKNMDAFYNTFGVKEGNGMYVKPEDRVKIW; encoded by the coding sequence ATGAAAAAAAATATGATTAAAGGAAGCTTAGGCTTCCTTTTTTTATTGTCTCTTTTAAATTCGTGTAAAACGAATCAAGAAGTGGCAAAAGTTGAACCTAAAAAAGCAAGCCCAGGAATTAATACAAATTACATGGATACTTCGGTAAGTCCTGCTGATAATTTTTTCCGTTATGTAAACGGGAAATGGCTAGATAAAACTGAAATTCCAGCCGATAGAACACGTTGGGGAAGTTTTGATGAACTTCGCAAGAATACCGATGACGATGTAATGGCAATCTTAAAAGAAGCTTTAGCAGACAAAACAATTGATCCTAATTCTGATCAAGGAAAAGCATTAAGTTTATACAAATCGGTTTTAGATACTGTTACACGTAATAAAATGGGAATTTCTCCATTGAAACCATACCTAGCTAAGATTGATAAAATTCAAAATACTCAAGATTTAATCGCCTTAACAACTGAATTGGAAGCAGAAGCTAGCATTGGTTTTTTCGGAAGTTATATTTATACCGATGCAAAAAATAGTAACCGAAACGTAGTTTATATTGGTAATGGAAGTTTAGGTTTACCTGATAGAGATTATTATGTTTCTGATGCAGAAGATACCAAAGAAAAAAGAGCTAAATATGTAGCTCACGTAACAAGAATGTTACAGTTTTTAGGCGACTCTGAAGCTCAAGCAAAAACTTCTGCAGAGCAAATTTTAGCACTAGAAACTAAAATGGCAGAATCGATGTTAGACAGAGTTGAACGTCGTGATAGAAGAAAAACGTATAACCCAATGACAGTTGCCGAATTAGGTAAAGTTTTACCAACAGTCAATTGGGATAATTATTTAACAGGTGTAGGAATTGGAAAAATTGATTCAGTAGTAGTTTCACAACCAAGATATTTAGAAAAAATTGAAACCATTTTTAAAGAAGGCGATTTAGCTTCTTGGAAAGCATATTTACGTTGGACTTTATTAAACGATGCTTCAGGAGTGTTATCAACTGAGATTGCTGATGCTAATTGGGATTTCTATGGTAAAACTTTAACAGGAGCTGTAAAACAACGTCCTGCAGAAGAAAGAGCTTTGGCTACTGTAAATGGTAGACTAGGTGAAGCTTTAGGAAAATTATATGTAGCTAAAAAATTCCCGCCTGAAGCTAAAGCAAAAGCACAAGCGATGATTGCTAACGTAATGAAAGCTTTTGAAAACAGAATTGATAATTTACCTTGGATGACGCCTTCAACTAAGGAAAATGCAAAATTGAAATTAAACAAATTAACAGTTAAAATTGGATATCCTGATAAATGGAAAGATTATTCTAAATTAAAGGTTACAAGCCCTGAAAATGGAGGAACTTATTTTGAAAATTCTAGACAATATGCTTTATGGTCACACCAAAAGAATTTAGATAAATTAGGAAAACCAGTGGATAAAACCGAATGGGGAATGTCACCTCAAACAGTAAATGCATATTTCAACCCATCTAATAATGAGATTGTTTTCCCTGCTGCTATCTTACAACCGCCTTTCTATGATTACAAAGCGGATGAAGCGGTAAATTATGGTGGAATTGGTGCGGTTATCGGACATGAAATTTCTCACGGATTTGATGACTCAGGTTCACGTTACGATTCAAACGGAAATTTAGTAAATTGGTGGAGTGATGAAGATTTAAAACAGTTTACTGAACTTGGAGGCGCATTAGCGGCTCAATATTCTAATTTACAACCGTTACCTGGAATTTATGTTGATGGTAAATTTACATTAGGTGAAAACATTGGTGATTTAGGAGGTGTGAATGCTGCTTATGATGGTTTACAAATTTATTTGAAAGAAAATGGAAATCCTGGATTAATTGACGGTTATACACCAGAACAACGTTTCTTTATTTCTTGGGCAACAATCTGGAGAACTAAAATGCGTGACGAAGCAATTAAAAATCAAGTAAAAACAGACCCACATTCGCCAGGAATGTATCGTGCGGCAGAACCATTGAAAAACATGGATGCTTTTTACAATACTTTTGGTGTAAAAGAAGGAAACGGAATGTATGTAAAACCAGAAGACCGAGTTAAAATTTGGTAA
- a CDS encoding SDR family NAD(P)-dependent oxidoreductase yields the protein MKENRKQISILGCGWLGFPLAQQFITKGYEVKGSTTSISKHRKLKAENIQPYIVELHENEIVGDFENFLEESELLIINFPPNLRGGNPESLVKKIENCLPFLEKSTVKKVIFVSSTAVFPDSFPMKTIYEDTPPQPNDDRGKQLLETENRLRYNTHFETTILRFGGLIGENRHPVNYISGKKNIDNPEAPVNLIHQQDCINLIFHIIENNLWGKALNAVYPKHPKRNEYYPQKAANLGLEIPEFKTNAISKGKYISCKYLREKYGFEFLNEI from the coding sequence ATGAAAGAGAATAGAAAACAGATATCTATTTTAGGTTGTGGTTGGTTAGGATTTCCTTTAGCCCAACAATTTATAACTAAAGGTTACGAAGTAAAAGGTTCTACAACTTCAATTTCTAAACATCGAAAGTTAAAAGCCGAAAACATTCAACCCTATATAGTAGAGTTACATGAAAATGAAATTGTTGGAGATTTTGAAAATTTTTTAGAAGAAAGTGAACTCTTAATCATCAATTTCCCGCCTAATTTGCGAGGTGGTAATCCAGAAAGTTTAGTAAAAAAGATAGAAAATTGTTTACCTTTTTTAGAAAAATCAACGGTTAAAAAAGTAATTTTTGTAAGCTCTACAGCTGTTTTTCCTGATAGTTTTCCTATGAAAACCATTTATGAAGATACACCACCTCAACCTAATGATGACCGCGGTAAACAATTACTAGAAACTGAAAACCGTTTACGTTACAACACGCATTTTGAAACTACCATTTTACGCTTTGGCGGGTTAATTGGGGAAAACCGACATCCTGTTAATTATATTTCTGGAAAGAAAAATATCGACAATCCTGAAGCTCCTGTTAATTTAATTCATCAACAAGATTGCATCAATCTTATCTTTCATATTATAGAAAATAATTTATGGGGAAAAGCATTAAATGCGGTTTATCCAAAACATCCTAAGCGCAACGAATATTATCCTCAAAAAGCTGCTAATTTAGGTTTAGAAATCCCGGAATTTAAAACGAATGCTATTTCAAAAGGAAAATATATTAGCTGTAAATATTTACGTGAAAAATATGGTTTTGAGTTTTTGAATGAAATTTAA
- a CDS encoding DUF6265 family protein: MKKLLFLIAISIITLSCKAQNTLHYNDEKGSPKANLNDIKWLSGNWKGASEMGNFEENWSLASAKSMLFSFKMWNDNEVFFYEVGHIIEKDKSLVLELKHFDKELKGWEKQDEKESFRLVKIDGNKFYFDKITYEKIDDNHMIVYVLMEETNEELIFNFKK; encoded by the coding sequence ATGAAAAAACTGCTGTTTCTAATTGCAATCTCAATAATTACATTGTCTTGCAAAGCGCAAAACACTTTACATTATAATGATGAAAAAGGTTCGCCAAAAGCAAATTTAAATGATATAAAATGGCTTTCTGGGAATTGGAAAGGAGCTTCTGAAATGGGTAATTTTGAAGAAAACTGGAGTTTAGCTTCTGCTAAATCCATGTTGTTTTCTTTTAAAATGTGGAATGACAATGAAGTTTTCTTTTATGAAGTCGGGCACATTATAGAGAAAGACAAAAGTTTAGTTTTAGAACTAAAGCACTTTGATAAAGAATTAAAAGGTTGGGAAAAACAAGATGAAAAAGAAAGTTTCCGTTTGGTTAAAATAGATGGGAATAAATTCTATTTTGACAAAATCACCTATGAAAAAATTGATGACAATCACATGATTGTTTATGTATTGATGGAAGAAACTAACGAAGAATTAATTTTTAATTTTAAGAAATAG